A genomic region of Rhodococcus pyridinivorans contains the following coding sequences:
- a CDS encoding MmgE/PrpD family protein: MTSTETRHDLIGTVVGRLAALAADIRTTGLPAELRKDVARRVLDLLGNSLAAHDQPSARVVTEVARNWSGAAAATGIGTGERFPAATAALVNGTLAHSMDSDDTHLPSVLHPSASVIPAALAVGEAVGASGAAVLDAAGVGVEIVVRLGMGGYDEELGNSEFFERGQHATSICGAVGSAAAAAMLYGLETEGIADAMGIAASFGAGLLEANRTGGTVKRPHCGWAAHSGVTSAEFARAGLTGPPTVIEGRFGFLHAFCGDRADTAKVLDGLGEHWELPGIFFKPYPCNHFTHAGIDAARALVRDGLDPADIVEIQLGVPKPVLRTIAEPPASKAAPESGYHAVFSGPFTVARALLGGSGLGVGHADFTDAAAKDPRTLELARLVTSYSDDRCDEIYPHQFPAVLRVRTRDGSWHEVRVDYNRGGPANPLSDDELTMKFDLNVEGRLSPESAVEVAGAALALPAAEPLDALMATVRG, encoded by the coding sequence GTGACCAGCACCGAGACCCGACACGACCTGATCGGAACGGTCGTCGGCCGGCTCGCCGCCCTCGCCGCCGACATCCGCACCACGGGACTGCCCGCAGAACTGCGCAAGGACGTCGCGCGCCGGGTGCTCGACCTGCTCGGAAACTCCCTCGCGGCGCACGACCAGCCGTCCGCTCGCGTCGTCACCGAGGTGGCACGCAACTGGTCGGGCGCAGCCGCGGCCACCGGCATCGGCACCGGAGAGCGGTTCCCGGCGGCCACCGCCGCGCTCGTCAACGGAACACTCGCCCATTCGATGGATTCCGACGACACCCATCTGCCGTCGGTGCTGCACCCGTCCGCTTCGGTGATCCCGGCGGCGCTCGCCGTCGGTGAAGCAGTGGGAGCCTCCGGTGCAGCCGTTCTCGACGCTGCGGGTGTGGGTGTCGAGATCGTGGTCCGCCTGGGAATGGGCGGCTACGACGAGGAACTCGGCAACTCCGAATTCTTCGAACGTGGCCAGCACGCAACCTCCATCTGCGGTGCCGTAGGTTCGGCTGCCGCCGCAGCGATGCTCTACGGACTCGAGACCGAAGGCATCGCGGACGCCATGGGCATCGCCGCGAGCTTCGGTGCCGGATTGCTCGAAGCCAACCGCACCGGCGGCACGGTCAAGCGGCCGCACTGCGGATGGGCCGCACACTCCGGTGTCACCTCGGCAGAATTTGCTCGCGCCGGGCTCACCGGACCGCCGACCGTGATCGAAGGACGCTTCGGATTCCTGCACGCCTTCTGCGGCGATCGGGCCGACACCGCGAAGGTGCTGGACGGACTGGGCGAGCACTGGGAACTGCCGGGCATCTTCTTCAAGCCCTACCCGTGCAACCACTTCACCCACGCCGGCATCGACGCCGCGCGGGCGCTCGTCCGCGACGGTCTGGACCCGGCCGACATCGTGGAGATCCAACTCGGCGTACCGAAGCCGGTACTACGCACGATCGCCGAGCCCCCGGCATCGAAGGCTGCTCCCGAATCCGGTTACCACGCGGTCTTCTCGGGCCCGTTCACCGTCGCACGGGCACTGCTCGGTGGCTCGGGACTCGGTGTGGGACACGCCGATTTCACCGACGCTGCCGCGAAGGATCCGCGCACACTCGAACTCGCGCGGCTGGTCACGAGTTACAGCGACGACCGCTGCGACGAGATCTACCCACATCAGTTCCCGGCGGTGCTCCGGGTACGTACGCGGGACGGTTCCTGGCACGAGGTTCGCGTCGACTATAACCGGGGTGGTCCGGCGAACCCGCTCTCCGACGACGAGCTCACGATGAAGTTCGATCTCAACGTCGAAGGACGGTTGTCGCCGGAGAGCGCCGTAGAGGTCGCTGGAGCCGCGCTGGCGCTCCCCGCCGCCGAGCCACTCGATGCCCTGATGGCGACCGTGCGCGGTTGA
- a CDS encoding cyclase family protein has translation MTEQTITGPDALLNAVVDTDVDIVELGHPHTTGMPCSPNHPGFRMTLILRHGDMVRPDGGSASNEIIVTGGHVGTHVDALSHVSHEGKLHGGIDAQEAQRGGKFSQLGAESIPFMLRRGLLLDVARVRGVDSLDVGQAVTEQDLRDAADAAGVTPRRGDVVLIRTGWARYFDDPQRYLGQQDGVPGADVGAGRWLAASGIAAAGADTTAFEHIPAGKGHSVLPVNRVMLVENGIHIIEHLDLEDASARGLTEFTFVMAPLRITGGTGSPVRPVAVVAS, from the coding sequence ATGACCGAACAAACCATCACCGGTCCCGACGCACTGCTGAATGCGGTCGTCGACACCGACGTCGACATCGTCGAGCTGGGACATCCCCACACGACCGGTATGCCTTGCTCACCGAACCACCCCGGATTCCGGATGACGCTCATCCTCCGGCACGGCGACATGGTGCGACCCGACGGCGGATCGGCATCGAACGAGATCATCGTGACCGGCGGACACGTCGGCACCCACGTCGACGCGCTCTCCCACGTCAGCCACGAGGGCAAGCTGCACGGCGGCATCGACGCCCAGGAAGCCCAGCGCGGTGGAAAATTCTCCCAGCTCGGCGCGGAGTCCATTCCCTTCATGCTTCGCCGTGGACTGCTCCTCGATGTCGCACGGGTCCGCGGCGTCGACTCCCTCGACGTGGGGCAGGCGGTCACCGAACAGGACCTGCGCGATGCGGCCGACGCCGCCGGTGTGACACCGCGCCGCGGTGATGTCGTGCTGATCCGTACGGGATGGGCCCGGTACTTCGACGATCCGCAACGCTATCTCGGCCAGCAGGACGGTGTTCCGGGCGCCGATGTCGGTGCGGGCCGGTGGCTCGCGGCCAGCGGCATCGCGGCCGCCGGTGCAGACACGACCGCCTTCGAACACATCCCGGCGGGCAAGGGGCACAGTGTTCTTCCGGTTAACCGAGTGATGCTGGTGGAGAACGGAATCCACATCATCGAGCACCTCGACCTCGAGGATGCAAGCGCCCGCGGCCTGACCGAATTCACGTTCGTCATGGCACCGCTGCGCATCACCGGCGGCACCGGTTCGCCCGTTCGCCCCGTCGCGGTGGTGGCCTCGTGA
- a CDS encoding HpcH/HpaI aldolase/citrate lyase family protein, whose product MSDLAGLAESSRVGRIQGFFGRSVVHPKQIDIVNEAYTPSAEERERAQRIVDDASASSAAGETAVLDENGRFIDPAVVANARVVLDRAPAITVRGATS is encoded by the coding sequence GTGAGCGACCTGGCCGGGCTCGCGGAATCGTCCCGAGTCGGCCGCATCCAAGGATTCTTCGGACGCTCCGTCGTCCACCCGAAGCAGATCGACATTGTCAACGAGGCCTACACGCCCTCGGCCGAGGAACGAGAGCGCGCGCAGCGCATCGTTGACGACGCGTCCGCGTCCTCGGCGGCGGGGGAGACCGCGGTTCTCGACGAGAACGGCAGATTCATCGACCCGGCGGTCGTTGCGAATGCTCGCGTCGTACTCGACCGAGCCCCGGCCATCACAGTACGAGGAGCCACATCATGA
- a CDS encoding DUF6480 family protein — translation MADENTDASEFDPQNPDPANTPGLEPGGGVAPGDTPPAETAVGGPQHEPPQRRSAGALIAIAIVVIVVLVVAVGLIIRAVGLF, via the coding sequence ATGGCTGACGAGAATACCGACGCGTCCGAGTTCGACCCGCAGAACCCCGATCCCGCGAACACTCCTGGTCTCGAACCCGGGGGCGGGGTGGCGCCCGGAGATACTCCGCCCGCCGAGACTGCTGTGGGCGGTCCGCAACACGAACCGCCGCAGCGCCGCAGTGCCGGGGCCCTCATCGCCATCGCGATCGTGGTGATCGTGGTTCTGGTGGTGGCCGTCGGTCTGATCATCCGAGCAGTCGGGCTGTTCTGA
- a CDS encoding cupin domain-containing protein: MIDIGREKFASEIWGRAPLLTRRAGTFTDLFSVEAVDELISRRGLRTPFLRVAKDGTTLPDSSFTSPGGVGATISDQLDDTMLWRNLADGATLVLQALHRTWEPISQFGTALSDELGHPVQVNAYITPPRNQGFSHHYDVHDVFVVQIEGTKRWVIHEPVHPAPLRNQPWIDHRAAVARAATEPACIDTVLEPGDCLYLPRGWIHAAEARGEISIHLTVGIHTWTRHALAEHLTRAALTALGDDPEMRGALPMGIDDPDDEITAVREHLIAALAEADVASLFHRARREQARPAPLGPLAQFAVVHDLGPDTTVKLRSALYGRLEGSHLVTRVGRVAVADDELPSVTRLLDGGSHPTKTLGTDLVERLLRAGILVPAEQ; the protein is encoded by the coding sequence TTGATCGACATCGGTCGGGAGAAGTTCGCGTCCGAAATCTGGGGACGTGCACCACTGCTGACGCGTCGCGCCGGCACATTCACCGACCTGTTCTCCGTCGAGGCAGTCGATGAACTCATCTCGCGCCGAGGACTTCGCACGCCCTTTCTTCGCGTCGCCAAGGACGGGACGACACTGCCGGACTCGTCGTTCACCTCCCCCGGCGGTGTCGGAGCGACCATCTCCGACCAACTCGACGACACGATGCTCTGGCGCAACCTCGCCGACGGTGCCACCCTCGTCCTGCAGGCACTGCACCGCACGTGGGAACCGATCTCGCAGTTCGGCACCGCTCTGAGCGACGAACTCGGACATCCCGTCCAGGTCAACGCGTACATCACTCCACCTCGGAACCAGGGGTTCAGCCACCACTACGACGTCCACGACGTCTTCGTCGTGCAGATCGAGGGAACCAAGAGGTGGGTGATCCACGAGCCTGTCCACCCGGCGCCGCTGCGCAATCAGCCCTGGATCGATCACCGCGCCGCTGTCGCCCGAGCCGCGACAGAGCCGGCGTGCATCGACACCGTGCTCGAACCCGGCGACTGTCTCTATCTACCGCGCGGCTGGATCCATGCCGCCGAGGCCCGAGGGGAGATCTCCATCCACCTCACCGTCGGCATCCATACGTGGACGCGTCACGCACTTGCCGAGCATCTGACCCGAGCAGCGCTCACTGCGCTCGGCGACGATCCTGAGATGCGCGGTGCACTACCCATGGGCATCGACGATCCGGATGACGAGATCACTGCTGTACGTGAGCATCTCATCGCCGCACTGGCCGAGGCGGACGTCGCCTCCCTGTTCCACCGTGCCCGGCGGGAGCAGGCGCGTCCGGCACCGCTGGGGCCGCTCGCCCAATTCGCCGTCGTCCACGATCTCGGCCCCGACACCACGGTGAAACTCCGCAGCGCGCTGTATGGACGTCTGGAAGGTTCACACCTGGTCACGCGCGTGGGCCGTGTCGCCGTGGCGGACGATGAACTGCCGTCTGTCACGCGCCTGCTCGACGGCGGATCCCACCCGACGAAAACCCTCGGGACCGACCTGGTCGAACGGCTGTTGCGCGCAGGGATCCTCGTCCCCGCGGAACAGTGA
- a CDS encoding sucrase ferredoxin: MAGTAPRGFVWVLVEYRGRWPVNGFEGLDLDAAAKTVVFSAAQAARARILLVKRPGRRRRGGHDQWAVLRRETSGTVRQQWGMWDRGEDLTQIVTALETPGDLSGPSVVLVCAHGHHDPCCAVRGRPVARALAERWPDQVWECSHVGGDRFAANVVVVPDGVYYGGLDAESSVLTIEEHFFDRIHHHHLRGYTDMSPPQQAALAATLRRFGPAGRSNYTVAESVREGDRWRVRLAGRAPHPERVDVELRAHRTPPCRLTCRGAPTASVMVYEPTSVRAV; encoded by the coding sequence ATGGCCGGCACGGCCCCGCGCGGATTCGTCTGGGTCCTCGTCGAATATCGGGGCAGATGGCCGGTGAACGGGTTCGAGGGGCTCGATCTCGACGCCGCGGCCAAGACGGTCGTGTTCTCCGCCGCGCAGGCGGCCCGCGCACGCATACTGTTGGTCAAGCGCCCGGGCCGTCGTCGCCGCGGTGGGCACGACCAGTGGGCGGTGCTCCGCCGCGAGACCTCGGGCACGGTGCGTCAGCAATGGGGAATGTGGGATCGCGGGGAGGATCTGACACAGATCGTCACCGCCCTCGAGACTCCCGGCGACCTCAGCGGCCCCTCCGTCGTCCTGGTCTGCGCTCACGGTCACCACGATCCGTGCTGCGCCGTGCGTGGACGGCCGGTCGCGCGCGCTCTGGCCGAGCGCTGGCCCGATCAGGTCTGGGAATGCTCGCACGTAGGCGGAGACCGGTTCGCCGCCAATGTCGTCGTCGTACCCGACGGTGTCTACTACGGCGGTCTCGACGCCGAATCGTCCGTCCTCACGATCGAGGAACACTTCTTCGACCGGATCCACCACCACCATCTACGCGGCTACACCGATATGTCTCCGCCTCAGCAGGCCGCGCTCGCTGCCACGCTCCGACGCTTCGGTCCGGCCGGGCGCAGTAATTACACGGTCGCCGAGAGTGTGCGCGAGGGTGATCGCTGGCGGGTCCGGCTCGCCGGTCGTGCACCGCACCCGGAGCGTGTCGACGTCGAACTGCGGGCCCATCGCACTCCCCCGTGCCGATTGACCTGCCGTGGAGCGCCGACGGCTTCGGTCATGGTCTACGAACCCACCTCGGTCCGCGCGGTGTGA
- the eat gene encoding ethanolamine permease: MSVVEPSKSSRTRKHHDGADFHAEKSEYLEKRSLRKGTAGWVLLAGLGVSYVISGDYAGWNNGLAEGGFGGLLIAGVVIAGMYFAMVLGMAELSSALPAAGGGYTFARRALGPWGGFATGTAILIEYAIAPAAIATFIGSYVESLNIFGITDGRWIYLAVYAIFIGIHLTGAGEALKAMFVITAIALVGLVIFAVSAVGLFESDNLTDIAPTDAVGASGFLPFGYFGIWAAVPFAIWFFLAIEGVPLAAEEAREPEKNVPRGIISSMLVLLLTGATVLFLATGALGAEGLSTSGNPLVEALGDGTAAKVVNYIGLAGLIASFFSIMYAYSRQTFALSRAGYLPTSLSVTNSRKAPMLALIVPGVIGFVLSLTGEGAMLLNMAVFGAAVSYVLMMVSHIVLRVREPGMRRPYRTPGGIVTTSFALVIAAAAVVATFLVDPVAALWTFAAFAAFMAYFGLYSRHHLVANSPDEEFAALAKAEEELG, translated from the coding sequence ATGTCGGTCGTAGAACCATCGAAGAGTTCGAGGACCCGCAAGCACCACGACGGCGCCGACTTCCACGCCGAGAAGAGCGAATACCTCGAAAAACGTTCACTTCGTAAAGGAACCGCAGGGTGGGTGCTCCTTGCGGGACTCGGTGTCAGTTATGTCATCTCCGGTGACTACGCCGGATGGAACAACGGACTCGCCGAAGGCGGATTCGGCGGTCTGCTCATCGCCGGCGTGGTCATCGCGGGCATGTACTTCGCGATGGTGCTCGGGATGGCCGAGTTGTCGTCGGCGCTCCCAGCTGCCGGCGGTGGATACACCTTCGCGCGTCGCGCGCTCGGTCCCTGGGGCGGATTCGCCACCGGCACGGCAATTCTCATCGAGTATGCGATCGCACCTGCGGCCATCGCGACGTTCATCGGCAGCTATGTCGAATCGTTGAACATCTTCGGGATCACCGACGGACGGTGGATCTACCTCGCTGTCTACGCCATTTTCATCGGCATCCACCTCACCGGTGCGGGCGAAGCGCTCAAGGCGATGTTCGTCATCACCGCCATCGCACTTGTCGGACTCGTGATCTTCGCAGTCTCTGCGGTGGGACTGTTCGAGTCCGACAATCTCACGGACATCGCGCCGACCGATGCCGTCGGCGCCTCGGGCTTCCTGCCGTTCGGTTACTTCGGTATCTGGGCCGCGGTCCCGTTCGCGATCTGGTTCTTCCTGGCGATCGAGGGCGTTCCTCTCGCTGCGGAGGAAGCGCGTGAGCCGGAGAAGAACGTGCCGCGCGGCATCATCTCCAGCATGCTGGTGCTCTTGCTGACCGGAGCGACCGTGCTGTTCCTGGCGACCGGTGCGTTGGGCGCCGAGGGGTTGTCGACCTCGGGCAACCCGCTCGTCGAGGCGCTGGGTGACGGGACAGCGGCGAAGGTCGTCAACTACATCGGGCTCGCCGGGTTGATCGCCAGCTTCTTCTCCATCATGTACGCGTACTCGCGGCAGACTTTCGCGCTGTCCCGGGCCGGCTACCTGCCGACGAGCCTGTCGGTGACGAATTCCCGCAAGGCACCCATGCTCGCGTTGATCGTTCCCGGCGTGATCGGTTTCGTCCTGTCGCTGACCGGTGAGGGCGCGATGCTCCTCAACATGGCGGTCTTCGGTGCCGCCGTGAGTTATGTACTCATGATGGTCAGCCACATCGTGCTGCGCGTGCGCGAGCCCGGGATGCGGCGTCCGTACCGCACACCCGGTGGAATCGTCACGACATCGTTCGCGCTGGTGATCGCTGCGGCCGCTGTGGTTGCCACCTTCCTCGTCGATCCTGTTGCGGCTCTGTGGACGTTCGCCGCGTTCGCTGCATTCATGGCCTACTTCGGTCTCTACAGCCGCCACCACCTCGTCGCGAACTCCCCGGACGAGGAGTTCGCGGCCCTCGCGAAGGCGGAGGAAGAGCTGGGGTGA
- a CDS encoding VOC family protein, giving the protein MGCIGGVAGSSKCRAPIRGSALGHGAYPHGVGQAGTGHLRFRRTRAKAAKNRVHLDVRVGTGLESDERLSALQAESDRLVTLGAAQVKVLHADGVDESCIVVQDIEGNEFCLD; this is encoded by the coding sequence ATGGGGTGCATCGGTGGTGTAGCGGGCTCATCGAAGTGTCGTGCGCCGATCCGAGGGTCCGCTCTCGGCCACGGGGCGTACCCGCATGGTGTCGGTCAGGCAGGTACAGGTCACCTTCGATTTCGTCGGACCCGAGCGAAGGCTGCGAAGAATCGGGTGCATCTCGATGTGCGCGTCGGCACAGGCTTGGAGAGCGACGAGCGACTGTCTGCTCTGCAAGCGGAGTCCGACCGACTGGTGACGCTCGGCGCCGCGCAAGTGAAGGTTCTGCACGCCGACGGTGTGGACGAGTCCTGCATCGTCGTGCAGGACATCGAAGGCAACGAGTTCTGTCTGGACTGA
- a CDS encoding ANTAR domain-containing protein, with product MAAQAAAELTAARAELHLRSALGTRDTIGQAKGLLMQRCGVDAARAFVMLRTLSQDLNVAVARIAERIVEDHTASL from the coding sequence TTGGCGGCGCAGGCGGCCGCCGAGCTCACTGCTGCACGCGCGGAGCTGCATCTGCGCTCGGCGTTGGGCACCCGAGACACCATCGGCCAGGCCAAAGGTCTTCTGATGCAGCGCTGCGGTGTCGATGCCGCCCGCGCCTTCGTGATGCTGCGGACGCTGTCACAGGATCTCAACGTCGCCGTCGCTCGAATTGCCGAGCGAATCGTCGAGGACCACACCGCTTCTCTGTGA
- a CDS encoding HAD-IIA family hydrolase yields MSEEPTSAPVWNYLMDMDGVLVHEDHLIPGADAFLTELRDTGTPFMVLTNNSIRTPRDLRARLLRSGLDVPEKSIWTSALATATFLANQRPGGSAYVVGESGLTTALHDIGYVLTDSDPDYVVLGETRTYSFEAITTAIRLVERGARFIATNPDPTGPSREGSLPATGAVAALITRATGREPYFVGKPNALMMRSALRAIGAHSAHTLMIGDRMDTDIVCGLEAGLQTLLVLTGISTRESVERFPYRPTRVINSVADLVGSTANPF; encoded by the coding sequence ATGAGCGAAGAACCCACATCCGCGCCGGTCTGGAACTACCTGATGGACATGGATGGTGTTCTCGTGCACGAGGATCACCTGATCCCCGGTGCCGACGCGTTCCTGACCGAGCTCCGCGACACCGGTACGCCGTTCATGGTGCTCACCAACAATTCCATCCGCACACCCCGAGATCTGCGGGCGCGCCTGCTGCGCTCCGGCCTCGACGTGCCCGAGAAATCGATCTGGACCTCCGCGCTGGCGACGGCGACGTTCCTCGCCAATCAACGTCCCGGTGGCAGCGCTTACGTGGTGGGTGAATCCGGATTGACCACCGCGCTGCACGACATCGGCTACGTCCTCACGGACAGCGACCCGGACTACGTCGTCCTCGGTGAGACACGCACGTATTCCTTCGAGGCGATCACCACCGCGATCCGACTGGTCGAACGCGGCGCCCGGTTCATCGCGACCAATCCGGACCCGACCGGCCCGTCACGAGAGGGTTCGCTTCCTGCCACCGGGGCAGTCGCAGCGCTCATCACCCGCGCGACCGGCCGTGAGCCGTATTTCGTGGGCAAGCCGAATGCCCTGATGATGCGGTCGGCCCTGCGTGCGATCGGTGCGCACTCCGCACACACGCTGATGATCGGTGATCGCATGGACACCGACATCGTCTGCGGCCTCGAGGCCGGTCTGCAGACACTGCTGGTCCTGACCGGCATTTCGACCCGCGAGTCCGTCGAGCGGTTCCCCTACCGCCCGACCCGCGTCATCAATTCCGTTGCGGATCTCGTTGGGTCAACGGCAAATCCGTTCTGA
- a CDS encoding ZIP family metal transporter: MLTALWYGLGTAVPLFLGAAIGLLYNLPRPVLAGLMAFGAGAMVAAVSTELFAPAFADQGLWAAGGALMLGTVVYVVADRVIENMLGPAALGWALMLGALLDGVPENAALGTTLAAGSGGIVLLVAVAVGNIPEAVAGAASMRSALSHRSALLIWGVTAVLLVAVVVVATTFADSLPEAGIPLIQAFAGGATIAVIADSLMPEAYREGGWWVGICTSLGFLVAFALGA; encoded by the coding sequence ATGTTGACGGCCCTGTGGTACGGACTGGGGACCGCCGTGCCCTTGTTCCTCGGAGCTGCGATCGGCCTGCTCTACAACCTGCCCCGCCCGGTGCTCGCGGGGTTGATGGCCTTCGGCGCCGGTGCCATGGTGGCGGCGGTCTCCACAGAACTGTTCGCCCCGGCCTTCGCCGACCAGGGGTTGTGGGCGGCCGGCGGGGCCTTGATGCTGGGAACCGTCGTCTATGTCGTTGCCGATCGCGTGATCGAGAACATGCTCGGCCCTGCAGCCCTGGGTTGGGCGCTGATGCTCGGGGCCCTCCTCGACGGCGTTCCGGAGAATGCTGCGTTGGGGACCACTCTCGCAGCCGGTAGCGGTGGAATCGTGTTGCTGGTGGCCGTGGCGGTTGGCAACATCCCCGAGGCGGTGGCGGGTGCGGCGTCGATGCGGTCGGCTCTGTCGCATCGCTCTGCTCTGCTCATCTGGGGCGTGACGGCCGTTCTGCTGGTGGCGGTGGTTGTGGTGGCCACTACGTTCGCCGATTCTCTGCCGGAAGCGGGAATTCCGCTGATCCAGGCATTCGCCGGAGGCGCCACCATTGCGGTGATCGCCGACTCGTTGATGCCGGAAGCCTATCGAGAAGGCGGATGGTGGGTCGGTATCTGCACTTCGCTGGGATTCCTGGTCGCCTTCGCTCTCGGTGCATGA
- a CDS encoding DUF6920 family protein translates to MGRAPIIPRAAHHVGAHWRALSEIRGTGERFVPALTEPLPPAARRWINHAVAEGTPMAAAARLEMSGQIRLGSWRPFTAVQLLAPTSGFVWAATTRIGPVSVSGYDRFTDGCGEMRWRIGGIIPVMSADGPDVSDSAAGRLAGESIFVPTSFPLARWRGDEFVASATWTVDGRKETVRLDVADDGALCGVRMLRWGNPDNHELGRYPFIVAVEAEHRFGGMTIASRIRASWDTGTGTDGEFFRAEITSADFF, encoded by the coding sequence ATGGGCCGTGCACCGATTATTCCGCGCGCCGCTCATCATGTCGGCGCACACTGGCGTGCTCTGTCCGAGATCAGGGGCACCGGTGAGCGGTTCGTCCCGGCCCTGACCGAACCCCTGCCGCCTGCTGCGCGGCGTTGGATCAACCATGCGGTGGCCGAGGGCACGCCGATGGCCGCAGCCGCACGACTCGAGATGTCCGGGCAGATCCGGCTCGGATCCTGGCGACCGTTCACCGCTGTCCAACTCCTCGCCCCGACGTCGGGATTCGTGTGGGCTGCGACCACTCGGATCGGCCCGGTATCAGTGTCGGGGTACGACCGCTTCACCGACGGTTGTGGCGAGATGCGTTGGCGGATAGGGGGAATCATTCCGGTGATGTCCGCGGACGGCCCTGATGTCAGCGACAGCGCGGCCGGCCGCCTGGCCGGGGAGAGCATCTTCGTGCCGACGTCGTTTCCCCTCGCACGGTGGCGCGGCGACGAATTCGTCGCCTCGGCGACCTGGACAGTGGACGGCCGCAAGGAGACCGTGCGTCTGGATGTCGCCGATGACGGGGCGTTGTGCGGGGTGCGGATGCTGCGGTGGGGCAACCCCGACAATCACGAGCTCGGCCGGTATCCGTTCATCGTCGCGGTCGAGGCCGAACACCGGTTCGGTGGCATGACCATCGCCTCACGGATCCGCGCGAGCTGGGACACGGGCACCGGCACGGACGGCGAGTTCTTCCGCGCCGAGATCACCTCTGCCGACTTCTTCTGA
- a CDS encoding phosphatase PAP2 family protein: protein MVVTESSPPVSPRLVRSMFIPAVGVALVLTLLAAATVPMRDRLYLSVAQTVEGSFLGPLAGLVADRGLLVLVAFTGVLAAWLWRNDRRSLGTLAVGGIGVVGAYLSSELVKLVVTEPRPCRALGIETVLECPEVGDWSWPSNHSVIAASFATACVLAAPRLIWLVAPLAAVLAFSRVTVGVHYVHDVLSGMALGVLMVALVVVVLLPFASRLPILSREAPAAPPIG from the coding sequence ATGGTCGTCACCGAGAGTTCACCTCCTGTATCCCCGCGGTTGGTCCGCTCGATGTTCATCCCTGCCGTAGGGGTGGCGCTCGTGCTGACTCTTCTCGCGGCGGCGACGGTACCGATGCGCGACCGCCTGTATCTGTCCGTCGCTCAGACCGTCGAGGGGTCCTTCCTCGGACCGCTCGCAGGTCTCGTCGCCGACAGGGGGCTGCTCGTCCTGGTCGCCTTCACCGGTGTGCTCGCGGCGTGGCTGTGGCGGAACGATCGACGCAGCTTGGGCACCCTCGCCGTCGGCGGTATCGGTGTCGTGGGTGCCTACCTGTCGAGTGAACTCGTCAAGCTCGTGGTGACGGAGCCGCGACCGTGTCGCGCACTCGGGATCGAGACGGTGCTGGAATGCCCCGAGGTGGGTGACTGGTCCTGGCCGTCGAACCACTCCGTCATCGCGGCGTCGTTCGCCACGGCGTGTGTCCTCGCGGCTCCGCGTCTGATCTGGCTGGTCGCTCCGCTCGCCGCGGTGCTCGCCTTCTCCCGGGTGACGGTGGGGGTGCACTACGTCCACGACGTGCTGTCGGGCATGGCGCTCGGCGTGTTGATGGTCGCGCTGGTCGTCGTGGTGCTTCTGCCGTTCGCGTCGCGGCTTCCGATCCTGTCGCGCGAGGCACCGGCCGCCCCGCCCATCGGATAG
- a CDS encoding glutaredoxin domain-containing protein — protein sequence MWRTWILSAAMVAVAAVVLLTGAFDVTSVVTAVLLLVFAWVTSPLFFPHHVDDATARRDAATRGVPVVYWRPGCTFCIRLRATLRTRARRAIWVNIWRDPAAAARVREVNGGNETVPTVFVGDVSHTNPDPRWFRDQLV from the coding sequence GTGTGGCGAACCTGGATCCTCTCCGCAGCGATGGTGGCCGTCGCGGCGGTCGTTCTGCTCACTGGCGCATTCGACGTGACCTCGGTGGTGACGGCAGTACTGCTCCTCGTCTTTGCGTGGGTCACCTCTCCCCTGTTCTTCCCCCATCACGTCGACGACGCGACCGCCCGTCGCGACGCCGCAACCCGCGGCGTTCCGGTGGTGTACTGGCGCCCGGGGTGTACGTTCTGCATCCGGTTGCGCGCCACCCTGCGCACTCGCGCGCGTCGCGCGATCTGGGTGAACATCTGGCGGGATCCCGCTGCGGCCGCTCGGGTCCGGGAAGTCAACGGCGGGAACGAGACGGTGCCGACGGTGTTCGTCGGCGACGTGTCGCATACCAATCCCGACCCACGTTGGTTTCGCGATCAACTGGTCTGA
- a CDS encoding GlsB/YeaQ/YmgE family stress response membrane protein — translation MLGLGILGWIIIGGLAGWIGSKIMGTDAQQGILLNIVVGVIGGLIGGFLLKVFGVDVEGGGLIFSFLTCLLGAVILLFLVKAVTGRGVRR, via the coding sequence ATGCTCGGACTCGGAATCCTCGGTTGGATCATCATCGGTGGTCTCGCCGGTTGGATCGGCAGCAAGATCATGGGCACCGACGCCCAGCAGGGCATTCTTCTCAACATCGTCGTCGGCGTCATCGGCGGCTTGATCGGTGGTTTCCTGCTGAAGGTCTTCGGGGTGGATGTCGAAGGCGGCGGACTGATCTTCAGCTTCCTGACCTGCCTCCTCGGCGCGGTCATCCTGCTGTTCCTCGTCAAGGCCGTCACCGGCCGAGGCGTGCGCCGCTGA